One part of the Eulemur rufifrons isolate Redbay chromosome 16, OSU_ERuf_1, whole genome shotgun sequence genome encodes these proteins:
- the ITFG2 gene encoding KICSTOR complex protein ITFG2 isoform X1, which translates to MRSVSYVQRVALEFSGSLFPHAICLGDVDNDRLNELVVGDTSGKLSVYKNDDSRPWLTCSCQGMLTCVGVGDLCNKGKNLLVAVSAEGWFHLFDLTPAKVLDASGHHETLMGEEQRPVFKQHIPANTKVMLISDIDGDGFCELVVGYTDRVVRAFRWEELGEGPEHLTGQLVSLKKWMLEGQVDSLSVTPGPLGVPELMVSQPGCAYAILLCTWNKDTKSPPSSEEATEGSRETPAARDVVLHQTSGRIHNKNVSTHLIGNIKQGHGPESGGSGLFALCTLDGTLKLMEEADKLLWSVQVDHQLFALEKLDVTGNGHEEVVACAWDGQTYIIDHNRTVVRFQVDENIRAFCAGLYACKEGRNSPCLVYVTFNQKIYVYWEVRLERMESTNLLKLLEAEPEYRSLLQELGVDPEDLPATRALLHQTLYRPAQPAQRAPSSLQDPT; encoded by the exons TTAAATGAACTCGTGGTGGGAGACACCAGCGGGAAGCTGTCTGTGTATAAGAATGATGACAGCCGGCCATGGCTTACCTGTTCCTGCCAGGGAATG CTGACTTGCGTTGGGGTTGGAGATTTATGTAATAAAGGAAAG AACCTGTTGGTGGCAGTGAGTGCTGAAGGCTGGTTTCACTTGTTTGACCTGACACCTGCCAAGGTCCTGGATGCTTCTGGACACCATGAGACACTAATGGGAGAGGAGCAGCGTCCAGTCTTCAAGCAGCACATCCCTGCCAACACCAAGGTCATGCTGATCAGCGACATCG ATGGAGATGGGTTTTGCGAGCTGGTGGTGGGCTACACGGACCGTGTGGTGCGCGCTTTCCGCTGGGAGGAGCTAGGTGAGGGCCCTGAACACCTGACAGGGCAGCTGGTGTCCCTGAAGAAATGGATGCTGGAGGGTCAG GTGGACAGTCTCTCGGTGACTCCAGGGCCTCTGGGTGTTCCTGAACTGATGGTATCTCAGCCAGGCTGTGCTTATGCAATTCTGCTGTGTACCTGGAACAAAGACACTAagtcccctccttcctctgaggAGGCCACAGAGGGCAGTAG GGAGACCCCAGCTGCCCGAGATGTGGTGCTGCACCAGACATCTGGCCGTATCCACAACAAGAATGTCTCCACTCACCTGATTGGCAACATCAAACAAG GCCACGGCCCTGAGAGTGGTGGCTCTGGCCTCTTTGCCCTGTGCACCCTGGATG GGACACTGAAGCTTATGGAGGAGGCAGACAAGCTGCTGTGGTCAGTGCAAGTGGATCACCAGCTTTTTGCCCTGGAGAAATTAGATGTCACG GGCAATGGGCACGAGGAGGTAGTTGCCTGTGCCTGGGATGGACAGACGTATATTATCGATCACAACCGCACTGTTGTCCGCTTCCAGGTGGATGAAAATATCCGTGCCTTTTGTGCAG GCCTCTATGCCTGCAAAGAGGGCCGCAACAGCCCCTGCCTCGTGTACGTCACGTTCAACCAGAAGATCTACGTGTACTGGGAGGTGCGGCTGGAGCGGATGGAGTCCACCAACCTGCTGAAACTGCTGGAGGCTGAGCCGGAGTACCGCAGCCTGCTGCAGGAGCTGGGCGTGG ATCCTGAGGACCTCCCTGCAACCCGTGCCCTACTTCACCAAACCCTCTACCGCCCGGCCCAGCCAGCACAGCGCGCCCCCTCAAGCCTCCAGGATCCCACCTAG
- the ITFG2 gene encoding KICSTOR complex protein ITFG2 isoform X2: protein MLTCVGVGDLCNKGKNLLVAVSAEGWFHLFDLTPAKVLDASGHHETLMGEEQRPVFKQHIPANTKVMLISDIDGDGFCELVVGYTDRVVRAFRWEELGEGPEHLTGQLVSLKKWMLEGQVDSLSVTPGPLGVPELMVSQPGCAYAILLCTWNKDTKSPPSSEEATEGSRETPAARDVVLHQTSGRIHNKNVSTHLIGNIKQGHGPESGGSGLFALCTLDGTLKLMEEADKLLWSVQVDHQLFALEKLDVTGNGHEEVVACAWDGQTYIIDHNRTVVRFQVDENIRAFCAGLYACKEGRNSPCLVYVTFNQKIYVYWEVRLERMESTNLLKLLEAEPEYRSLLQELGVDPEDLPATRALLHQTLYRPAQPAQRAPSSLQDPT from the exons ATG CTGACTTGCGTTGGGGTTGGAGATTTATGTAATAAAGGAAAG AACCTGTTGGTGGCAGTGAGTGCTGAAGGCTGGTTTCACTTGTTTGACCTGACACCTGCCAAGGTCCTGGATGCTTCTGGACACCATGAGACACTAATGGGAGAGGAGCAGCGTCCAGTCTTCAAGCAGCACATCCCTGCCAACACCAAGGTCATGCTGATCAGCGACATCG ATGGAGATGGGTTTTGCGAGCTGGTGGTGGGCTACACGGACCGTGTGGTGCGCGCTTTCCGCTGGGAGGAGCTAGGTGAGGGCCCTGAACACCTGACAGGGCAGCTGGTGTCCCTGAAGAAATGGATGCTGGAGGGTCAG GTGGACAGTCTCTCGGTGACTCCAGGGCCTCTGGGTGTTCCTGAACTGATGGTATCTCAGCCAGGCTGTGCTTATGCAATTCTGCTGTGTACCTGGAACAAAGACACTAagtcccctccttcctctgaggAGGCCACAGAGGGCAGTAG GGAGACCCCAGCTGCCCGAGATGTGGTGCTGCACCAGACATCTGGCCGTATCCACAACAAGAATGTCTCCACTCACCTGATTGGCAACATCAAACAAG GCCACGGCCCTGAGAGTGGTGGCTCTGGCCTCTTTGCCCTGTGCACCCTGGATG GGACACTGAAGCTTATGGAGGAGGCAGACAAGCTGCTGTGGTCAGTGCAAGTGGATCACCAGCTTTTTGCCCTGGAGAAATTAGATGTCACG GGCAATGGGCACGAGGAGGTAGTTGCCTGTGCCTGGGATGGACAGACGTATATTATCGATCACAACCGCACTGTTGTCCGCTTCCAGGTGGATGAAAATATCCGTGCCTTTTGTGCAG GCCTCTATGCCTGCAAAGAGGGCCGCAACAGCCCCTGCCTCGTGTACGTCACGTTCAACCAGAAGATCTACGTGTACTGGGAGGTGCGGCTGGAGCGGATGGAGTCCACCAACCTGCTGAAACTGCTGGAGGCTGAGCCGGAGTACCGCAGCCTGCTGCAGGAGCTGGGCGTGG ATCCTGAGGACCTCCCTGCAACCCGTGCCCTACTTCACCAAACCCTCTACCGCCCGGCCCAGCCAGCACAGCGCGCCCCCTCAAGCCTCCAGGATCCCACCTAG
- the NRIP2 gene encoding nuclear receptor-interacting protein 2: YFFPLFLPPRPSRQKGSCSPDRRLAGRSRGDAGEAPPKAPSPLIPAGAMSTRQEARRDEGDTRRRGQQAELRDGAHLSQQRRLKQATQFLHKDSADLLPLDSLKRLGTSKDLQPHSVIQRRLVEGNQSRLQGESPLVQALTHGQESRKTSRAEIPALLVNCKCGDQLLRVAVDTGTQHNQISAGCLSRLGLGKRVLEVPAGDLAPEPPTQVERLELQLGQETVACSAQVVDVESPEFCLGLQTLLSLKCCIDLERGVLRLRAPCSELPFLPSYQEPGQ, translated from the exons tacttctttcctcttttcctcccaccGAGACCCTCCCGTCAGAAGGGGAGCTGCAGCCCTGACCGGAGGCTGGCAGGAAGAAGCAGAGGGGACGCAGGGGAAGCCCCCCCAAAAGCCCCCAGCCCACTCATCCCTGCAGGGGCCATGAGCACgaggcaggaggccaggagaGATGAGGGAGACAccaggaggaggggacagcaggCAGAGCTTCGGGACGGAGCCCACCTGAGCCAGCAGCGCCGGCTCAAACAGGCCACCCAGTTCCTGCACAAGGACTCGGCCGACCTGCTCCCGCTGGACAGCCTCAAGAGGCTCGGCACCTCCAAGGACTTG CAGCCACACAGCGTGATCCAGAGACGCCTGGTGGAGGGAAACCAGAGTCGGCTTCAGGGGGAGTCTCCCCTGGTGCAGGCCCTGACTCATGGCCAGGAGAGCAGGAAGACCAGCAGGGCAGAGATCCCAGCTCTTCTGGTCAACTGCAAG TGCGGGGACCAGCTGCTCAGAGTGGCCGTGGACACAGGCACCCAGCACAATCAGATCTCCGCGGGCTGCCTCAGCCGCCTGGG GTTAGGGAAGAGGGTCCTAGAAGTCCCAGCTGGGGACCTGGCACCTGAGCCCCCAACCCAGGTGGAGCGGCTGGAGCTACAGCTGGGGCAGGAGACCGTGGCATGCTCGGCGCAGGTGGTGG ATGTTGAGAGTCCTGAATTCTGTCTGGGGCTGCAGACCCTGCTCTCTCTCAAG TGCTGCATCGACCTGGAACGTGGAGTGCTGCGGCTGAGGGCCCCGTGCTCGGAGctgcccttcctgccttcctACCAAGAGCCTGGCCAGTGA